DNA from Larimichthys crocea isolate SSNF chromosome XIII, L_crocea_2.0, whole genome shotgun sequence:
atttaaatcccaaatgtaaatataatctaaatctaaatcgTTGAaggctaaatgtttcgggtgaacTGAATAATAGTCTAACATTTcgattttatttaactttatgaTTTAACtatatattagattatattaacatttcgatttagatttacatttagatttaacatttagatttagatttaacatttagatttgcATTAGATTTCGATTTTAGCACTTTAGATTTTACCATTTAACatctggatttaaatatttaaacatctctaaagttcacaaatattgttctaaatgtgcaaaaaagtgactctcaaaaattcaaaccagttttttaaacattgtttttagctaaatgtgacaaaatgttgctgttattttcagagcgagacgctttacaaacggcaccccatactTTAAGGCTATTACTGTTATGAGTGGattgtgtctttctctttttagaTGAGtactaaaaataacaatactACAAATACAGTTCGAGTGACTCAAGGGACACTTTAAAATCCAATTTGAGGACACTAAATACTAATCATTCCCTCTATCATCATATTTTAGGATATCACTTGAACTCCTGCTCTCAGTTCCTCCCACGAAAGTACTACTACATTGATATGAAAATGAACTGGACCGATGCTCGGCATGTCTGCAGAGAGAACTACACTGACCTGGCGACCTTCGAAAACATGGATGACATAAACAGCCTCGAGGTTACCATTAGCAGGCAATGGGCATGGATAGGACTGTGGGATGATCCACGATCCTGGAAGTATGCTATGGGTAGTGAATCCAACTCCTGGAGATGGTCAGCAACTAATGAAACAAGCAAAACCGGTTACAGCAACTGGAAGACAAATGAACCACAACATGCCGGAAGTAGCGAAGCCTGTGTGGCAATGTCCACTGATGGAAAATGGAATGATCAGAATTGTGAAACAGGCgactattttatttgttatactggtaagaaaaaaaaatcttgttcaTGGATTTAACTTACTGACCTGTCAAGGACAGACACACTGCATTCCTTCACTTATCAGTTTCACAGAAAATGTTGCAGCCTCAGGACTGAAGCTTTTTGGGGGTTTATCTCAGGTCTACCTGTGAACTTGGTTTGTGCCGTCAAAGGCCTGAGCCAAAGCCACCCCACTCTAGAcattagggctgccacaaacgattattttttcgattagtcgactaatgCGGACACATACCTAAGAAAATGCGCCAGCGCCAGGGAGAcgtcccacgaggggatcccgccgcaccgtgcggccgtccctgacccgccgagttcaatcccccgggcagactgcacggaagttgcggaaaaatcacggtgattggttaaaattgcaacaccgccctgaattcacggggattcactgaagttgcgttaAAGTTTCAAATCGCAACATCACAAATTTTTatggagggtctgtgttatggtatcatttacggtacagtcaggcctgacgccgactgcgcgtcgactactaaattagttgtcaaTGATTTTCcaacataatcgtgactaatcgactaatcgtggcagcctTACTAGACATCCCGAtgaagacaacacaacaactgtgatgtaaaaacaacaataattcatttttacactggttttctttctgtctgttgcagTTTCAAACGAAAATAAGAGAACCTACGTGTTAATCAGAGATGCAAAACCATGGGATTCTGCTCTAGAGTACTGCAGAGCACACTACACGGACATGGCCATGATCGAGAACATCGAACAAAACAATGGGGTCAATGCTGCAAAATCAGATAGTTCAGGCCGATAACGAGCAACATTAAAGGGGAGATGTACGTTTACTGTGAAATTGACGCGTCCTTCATCTGCCATCACaggtgaacaacaacaacaacacacaagaaaaaatcTTCTGGGTTTGATCTTCAAATTGTACTTGtatgtgtctttgttgtgtgaCTACGTGTTTATTTGCACTGTTTCAGTTCAAGACTGAGGAGAGTGGTGAGGGTGAAATTTCGGACTGATGCCGACATCTCCGATCCAGCTATATAGCACCCAGATCCCAGAGGTAAAATgctcttctcttgttttgttaTTTGGAGGATTGAATGATAATAAAAGAGAGATGGTGCGGTTATATTGAGAAAATCAGTgcatttatttctttctcttcagctcagtgcagCGCTGGCAAGTCAGGGATGGACTGGACGTTCAATCTGAAATGGAGAATTGAGCCCAAAAAGTGAGGGAGAATcctacattgtttttttaaatttttattattgcgttcaaatattttttattattgttagttattttttgtgcatttgtgccTTATTCGACGAGGCAGCTGAGAGTGCGGACaagcaagagagacagagaggcaagCCAAACGCAAAGGACCAccgggaaaaaaacaaacaaggccCGGTACTTGGACATGAGGCTCAACATGACATTGTTCACAAAAAAAGGATTACTCTGTGCGTAGGCTTAGGTCGTGAAGTATCTAACCTACGCACGATGTGCAGTTAGATTTTGTCTGAATGAATCATTGCTTCTGTAAAGAtgctatttctttttctttcatttacaGTGTGAATGGAATTCCTTTAGAGAGCAGCAGTTTTGACACGTCACGAAAGACTTAGAAGTAACGTTATGTAAGTAATTAATGTGACATGGGACTGTAATCTGATGTTTCAGTATATTTTCACTTGCTGTTATTGTACCTCCAGCAGTCAATTAAAAGTCAATTCATTTGAGAAATTGAATCAGCTCATGTTTTTTATTGCTGACATAAAATGAATCAGTGGATTTAAAGATGTGAGACGAAGCTCCTCGCTACTCTAACATAAACCTCTGTCTCAATAATCccacttttagtttttaatgtgtgtaataCTGTCTGACAGCTtgcaaaaatattttacaaaactaaaacactaaaatgacaAGCTCAGTCGCCgtgggggagggggagaaattAGAGAACGTGAAATAAATCAGATGAAATACAGATTAAACTCGGGGTAAATCAAAGGCAAACGCAGTGACACTGACTACCATTACATTATTTAATGGTTTGAATAGAAAATAGTCTCGTAAAGATTTGCTTGTTTTGGTGCGAATGGAATTAAAAGTCCAGCAGTCACATATCGATGCGATGTTTGGGTATCCacacagtgttagtgtttagagaaagagaaagttttttatttgacagagacagatgaacaaGTGAaggaatgtgaggagagaaaagagccgcaggtcggattcgaatgctgggccgctgcggcaaggactgatTCATTTTCACTCAAAATTAACACATATAGTCCGTAGAAATGCAAATTACTCTAGTTTGGTTCCTCTTCTATTTAATTTGACTCTTCTAAACACTTAATTTGTTGAAAGTGGACACTTAATctgaacaaactaaataaaataagaaaaagggagagagttTTAAATGATGCAAACCTGCAAAGAATTGTACCAGAAGGACGCTTGCATATGTAAATACCGCAGACAAATATCTATGGCTGTGAAGAGTTTGAGTCAAAGATATCTCACTTGTGGCGTGGTGTTTAATTGGGAGAACAGTTGCAAAGACTGAAGATCTCGACCTGTATTTTAAAACTTTGTGAGTATACTTTTATTTAACAGGGAGTAgtaaaaataattagaataGAAAGCATTGCACCTTTACAATAAACAAGGACTGCACTGGAATAATAACTGTGTTGAGTTTTGAaatcactgtttaaaaaaaataattttgataaATGCATTGATGTTTGCAGGTCCAAAGGTTTCTAAACATCTAAACAGAAACTGGGATAACTTTGATttgaatgttatttatttatgtgtttattttttaaaaactgtaagaTGTAAAATTAAACGTACAAAATGAACAgggataaaaaacaaacaaacaatttgacatgtacagtataaacattAACCATTACTAATGTGTGTGATCTACCCTAATAAAGCCCATGACTCCCAGGAATATCGGACAAACTTTTAAATGTATCCAACAACTGATCACACACGTAATTTACAcatttccttcttcttcttgcagcAAAATATCGAAAATGAATTCCTTCAAGACCCTGTTTCCCTCTCCGTCGGTAAGGCCAGCAGAGTGTACTAAGTTTACAGTTTGCTAAGTATTTACAAGATTAGAAGGGGAATCCGGAAAATAGAATGTTACATACATATAGAGAATTGTCGATTTCTTAAATTTGACTAAATCTCTCAAGACAATACTGTGATGACTGATGAGCCCTCTTGCACAGAAGTTGTAGAACAAAGGTTTTTTGTCATTAGGTAATGCTAGAAAGTTTGTCAGCAATAATCATGTACTGAAAGATGAGAACTTTAATATGGGGTGCCGttttgtaaagcgtctcgctctctgaaaataacagcaacattttcacatttagctaaaaacaattgtaatttaaaatgatttgaattttgagagtcacttttttgtgCACATTAGAACATATTTGTGtctagagatattttaaatatttaaatcacaaatgttaaatataaatctaaatctaaatgttgaagctaaatgtttcgggtggAAACTGAAATCtaacattgatttatttttaacattattattaatcatttatatttatttagatttagatttgaatttattagatttagatttaacatttagatttaacattttagatttagatttgatttaacatttagattttagcatttagatttagatttagcatttagattttacatttaacatcggatttaaatattttaaaatatgctctaagttcacaaatattgttctaaatgtgtgcaaaaaagtgactctcaaaaattcaaacgGTTTTTTAAACAagttagctaaatgtgacaaaatgtgcGGCAGTTTCAGAGCGGACACTTTACAACGGCACCCACTGCTTAGTGAGGCTATTACTGTTATGAGTGATTGGTTCTTCTCTTTCAGCATGAGtatacaaaaataacaatactACAAATACGTTCGAGTGACTCAAGGGACACTTTAAAATCCAATTTGAGGACACTAAATACATATCATTCCTCTATCATCATTTTAGGATATCACTGAACTTCTGCTGCTCAGTCCTCCCACGGAAGTACTACTACATGATATGAAAATTAGCTGGACCGATGCGCGGCATGTCTGCAGAGAGAACTACACTGACCTGGCGACCTTCGAAACATGGATGACATAACAGCCTCGAGCCGACCTTTAGCTATGAACTGGCATGGATAGGACTGTGGGATGATCCACGATCCTGGAAGTATGCTATGGGCAGTAAATCCAACTCCTGGAGAGGTCAGGAACTAATGAAACAAGCAAAACCGGTTTACAGCAACTGGAAGACAAATGAACCACAATATTGGGGAGGTAGCGAAACCTGTGTGGCAATGTCCACtgatggaaaatggatggataagATATTGTGAAAACAGAACtactattttatttgttactggtaagaaaaaaaatctgttcatggATTTACTGACCTGTCAAGGACAGACACACTGCATTCCTTCACTTATCAGTTTCACAGAAAATGTTGCAGCCTCAGGACTGAAGCTTTTGGGGGTTTATCTCAGGTCTACCTGTGAACTTGGTTTGTGCTGTCAAAGGCCTGAGCCAAAGCCACCCCACTCTAGACATCCCGAtgaagacaacacaacaactgtgatgtaaaaacaacaataattcatttttacactggttttctttctgtctgttgcagCTTCAAACGAAAATAAGAGAACCTACGTGTTAATCAGAGATGCAAAACCATGGGATTCTGCTCTAGAGTACTGCAGAGCACACTACACGGACATGGCCATGATCGAGAACATCGAACAAAACAATGGGGTCAATGCTGCAAAATCAGATGCTCGGACAGTTTGGATTGGTCTGAACAGAGTGCCGTGGGTTTGGTCTGACAAATCCCAAAGCTCCTTCATGCACTGGAATGTTCGTCAACCAAATAACTATCTTAATAACCAGTTCTGTGTTGCAGAGAACGAGCAACATACATGGAATGACGATGCCTGTGAAATTGAGCGTCCTTTCATCTGCCATCAaggtgaacaacaacaacacacaagaaaaaatcTTCTGGGTTTGATCTAccaaaatgtactgtatgtgtttctttgttttgtgactACGTGTTTATTGCACTGTTCAGTTTCAAGACTGAGGAGAGTGGTGAGGGTGAAACTTCAGACTGATGCCGACATCTCCGATCCAGCTATTAGCACCCAGATCCTCCAGAAGGTAAAatgctctttctctgtttcGTTATTTTGAGGATGTAAATTGATAAATAAAGAGGATGGTGCGGTTATATTGAGAAAAAtcagtgcatttattttctttctcttcagctcagtgcagCGCTGGCAAGTCAGGGATGGACTGACGTCAATCTGAAATGGAGAATTGAACCCAAGAAGTAGGGAGAATCctacattgttttttatttttattttattgcgttcaaatatttttttatttaatggtatttttgtgcatttgtgccTTTATTCGACAGGCTAGCTGAAGCTGGAGTGCAAAGCAAAGAGACAGGAAGGCAGCCAAACGGCAAAGGACCACCGGGAAAAAACAATTAAGGCCCGAGTACTTGGACATGAGGCTCAACATGACATtgttcacaaaaaaagagacttaCTGTGCGTAGTTAGGTCGTGAAGTTACTCCTCAATGTTCACGACTGTGCAGTTAGATTTTAGTCTGAATGAATCATTGCTTCTGAAAgatgcatcttttctttttcatttacagtgtgAATGAATTTCCTTTAGAGAGCAGCATGTTTGTAAATCATATGACTGAATCATAAATCGGATGTAAATATCAGATTAACTCGGGGGAAATCAAAGGCAAATGCAGTGACACTACTTatccatttacattttattttactggttTGAATAGTAAATAGTCTCTTGAAGATTTGCTTGCTCACCTCCTGTTTTGGTGAGTCACATATCGATGTAAACTGAGGGTATCCACATGTCAGTGTCATGACTAAGAAAGCTGGTTATGTTtaagttgttttgtgtcaatGTTG
Protein-coding regions in this window:
- the LOC113747504 gene encoding C-type lectin domain family 17, member A-like, giving the protein MAMIENIEQNNGVNAAKSDARTVWIGLNRVPWVWSDKSQSSFMHWNVRQPNNYLNNQFCVAENEQHTWNDDACEIERPFICHQVSRLRRVVRVKLQTDADISDPAISTQILQKLSAALASQGWTDVNLKWRIEPKKLAEAGVQSKETGRQPNGKGPPGKNN